A DNA window from Arachis duranensis cultivar V14167 chromosome 3, aradu.V14167.gnm2.J7QH, whole genome shotgun sequence contains the following coding sequences:
- the LOC107482252 gene encoding mitogen-activated protein kinase 7 isoform X1 → MGFSFSLNSLAGKAKQSLTPNTNAVWEKMATLVEPPNKIKPKGKHYYTIWQTLFEIDTKYIPIKPIGRGAYGVVCSSINRETNEKVAIKKIGNIFDNCIDALRTLREVKLLRHIRHENVIALKDVMMPIQRTSFKDVYLVYELMDTDLHQIIKSSQPLSNDHCKYFLFQLLRGLKYLHSANILHRDLKPGNLLVNANCDLKICDFGLARTNGAEGQFMTEYVVTRWYRAPELLLCCENYGTSIDVWSVGCIFAEILGRKPIFPGSECLNQLKLIISVLGSQQESDLAFIDNQKARRFIRSLPYTRGRPFAQLFPQADPLAIDLLQKMLVFDPTKRISVLEALQHPYMAGLYDPRLNPPAQVPVNLDIDENWGEEMIREMMWNEMLQYHPEAASANV, encoded by the exons ATGGGTTTCTCATTCTCTCTCAACTCTCTTGCGGGTAAAGCAAAGCAATCTCTAACACCAAACACCAATGCCGTGTGG GAAAAGATGGCAACTTTAGTTGAGCCTCCTAACAAAATTAAGCCAAAGGGAAAGCATTATTATACAATATGGCAAACATTGTTCGAGATTGATACCAAGTACATTCCAATCAAGCCGATTGGTCGAGGTGCATATGGCGTGGTTTGCTCTTCCATCAATAGGGAGACTAATGAGAAGGTGGCAATCAAGAAGATTGGCAATATCTTTGATAACTGTATTGATGCGCTGAGGACTTTGAGAGAGGTGAAGCTGCTAAGGCATATCCGGCACGAGAATGTCATTGCTTTGAAGGATGTGATGATGCCAATCCAGAGGACGAGCTTTAAGGATGTTTACTTGGTCTATGAACTCATGGATACAGATCTTCACCAAATTATTAAGTCTTCGCAGCCACTCTCCAATGATCATTGCAAATATTTCTTGTTTCAG CTGCTTCGAGGTCTCAAATACCTTCATTCTGCGAATATTCTGCACCGGGACTTGAAACCTGGAAATCTGCTGGTTAATGCCAATTGTGATTTGAAGATATGTGACTTTGGCCTTGCGCGAACCAATGGAGCTGAGGGCCAGTTCATGACAGAGTATGTTGTCACCCGCTGGTATCGGGCTCCAGAGCTCCTGCTTTGCTGTGAAAACTATGGAACCTCTATTGATGTATGGTCAGTGGGATGCATTTTTGCTGAGATTCTTGGAAGAAAGCCAATCTTCCCAGGAAGTGAGTGCCTCAACCAGCTGAAACTGATCATAAGTGTACTTGGAAGCCAGCAAGAGTCTGATCTTGCATTTATTGATAACCAGAAGGCTAGGAGGTTTATCAGATCACTGCCGTATACAAGGGGTAGACCCTTTGCTCAACTATTTCCACAAGCCGACCCATTAGCAATTGATTTGTTGCAAAAGATGCTAGTATTTGATCCAACTAAGAGAATTTCTGTCTTAGAAGCACTCCAGCATCCGTATATGGCTGGCCTGTATGATCCAAGACTTAACCCTCCTGCTCAAGTTCCAGTCAATCTTGACATAGACGAAAACTGGGGCGAAGAGATGATTAGAGAAATGATGTGGAATGAGATGCTTCAGTATCATCCTGAAGCTGCTTCTGCCAATGTTTGA
- the LOC107482252 gene encoding mitogen-activated protein kinase 7 isoform X2, protein MATLVEPPNKIKPKGKHYYTIWQTLFEIDTKYIPIKPIGRGAYGVVCSSINRETNEKVAIKKIGNIFDNCIDALRTLREVKLLRHIRHENVIALKDVMMPIQRTSFKDVYLVYELMDTDLHQIIKSSQPLSNDHCKYFLFQLLRGLKYLHSANILHRDLKPGNLLVNANCDLKICDFGLARTNGAEGQFMTEYVVTRWYRAPELLLCCENYGTSIDVWSVGCIFAEILGRKPIFPGSECLNQLKLIISVLGSQQESDLAFIDNQKARRFIRSLPYTRGRPFAQLFPQADPLAIDLLQKMLVFDPTKRISVLEALQHPYMAGLYDPRLNPPAQVPVNLDIDENWGEEMIREMMWNEMLQYHPEAASANV, encoded by the exons ATGGCAACTTTAGTTGAGCCTCCTAACAAAATTAAGCCAAAGGGAAAGCATTATTATACAATATGGCAAACATTGTTCGAGATTGATACCAAGTACATTCCAATCAAGCCGATTGGTCGAGGTGCATATGGCGTGGTTTGCTCTTCCATCAATAGGGAGACTAATGAGAAGGTGGCAATCAAGAAGATTGGCAATATCTTTGATAACTGTATTGATGCGCTGAGGACTTTGAGAGAGGTGAAGCTGCTAAGGCATATCCGGCACGAGAATGTCATTGCTTTGAAGGATGTGATGATGCCAATCCAGAGGACGAGCTTTAAGGATGTTTACTTGGTCTATGAACTCATGGATACAGATCTTCACCAAATTATTAAGTCTTCGCAGCCACTCTCCAATGATCATTGCAAATATTTCTTGTTTCAG CTGCTTCGAGGTCTCAAATACCTTCATTCTGCGAATATTCTGCACCGGGACTTGAAACCTGGAAATCTGCTGGTTAATGCCAATTGTGATTTGAAGATATGTGACTTTGGCCTTGCGCGAACCAATGGAGCTGAGGGCCAGTTCATGACAGAGTATGTTGTCACCCGCTGGTATCGGGCTCCAGAGCTCCTGCTTTGCTGTGAAAACTATGGAACCTCTATTGATGTATGGTCAGTGGGATGCATTTTTGCTGAGATTCTTGGAAGAAAGCCAATCTTCCCAGGAAGTGAGTGCCTCAACCAGCTGAAACTGATCATAAGTGTACTTGGAAGCCAGCAAGAGTCTGATCTTGCATTTATTGATAACCAGAAGGCTAGGAGGTTTATCAGATCACTGCCGTATACAAGGGGTAGACCCTTTGCTCAACTATTTCCACAAGCCGACCCATTAGCAATTGATTTGTTGCAAAAGATGCTAGTATTTGATCCAACTAAGAGAATTTCTGTCTTAGAAGCACTCCAGCATCCGTATATGGCTGGCCTGTATGATCCAAGACTTAACCCTCCTGCTCAAGTTCCAGTCAATCTTGACATAGACGAAAACTGGGGCGAAGAGATGATTAGAGAAATGATGTGGAATGAGATGCTTCAGTATCATCCTGAAGCTGCTTCTGCCAATGTTTGA
- the LOC107482250 gene encoding bZIP transcription factor 11, translating to MASPISGGYSGSGSGSGSEGDPQQHIMDQRKRKRMQSNRESARRSRMRKQQHLDSLISQTDELKKENSQISTSIGITTELYLNIESENAILRAQMAELSNRLHSLNDIINYINSVSSTTTGNHHFLHAHEAQETLFNDCGFMDPFNSLAANQPIMDMLMY from the coding sequence ATGGCTTCTCCAATTAGCGGAGGCTATTCTGGCTCTGGCTCTGGCTCTGGCTCTGAGGGAGATCCACAGCAGCATataatggatcaaaggaagaggaagagaatgcAATCGAATCGGGAATCGGCGAGGAGATCGAGGATGAGGAAGCAGCAGCATCTTGATAGCCTGATTTCCCAGACTGATGAGCTGAAGAAGGAGAACAGCCAGATCAGCACAAGCATAGGGATTACCACAGAGCTTTATCTCAACATAGAATCTGAGAATGCAATCTTGAGGGCTCAGATGGCTGAACTTTCCAACAGGTTGCATTCTCTCAATGACATCATCAATTACATCAACTCTGTGTCTAGCACCACCACCGGCAACCACCACTTTCTTCATGCTCATGAGGCTCAGGAGACTCTTTTCAATGATTGTGGCTTCATGGACCCTTTCAACTCTCTGGCTGCTAATCAACCAATCATggacatgctcatgtattga